One segment of Laspinema palackyanum D2c DNA contains the following:
- a CDS encoding DUF1816 domain-containing protein — protein MKIAETIEQAFTSYLEKLGIAWWIEIVTAEPTCTYYFGPFMSAKEAEGYKGGYLEDLESEGAQGFAVYIHRCQPTELTIANDL, from the coding sequence ATGAAAATAGCAGAAACGATTGAACAAGCTTTTACTTCTTATTTGGAAAAGCTGGGAATTGCTTGGTGGATTGAAATCGTTACCGCCGAACCAACTTGCACTTACTACTTTGGTCCCTTTATGAGTGCCAAAGAAGCCGAGGGCTATAAAGGGGGCTACCTTGAGGATCTCGAAAGTGAAGGTGCTCAAGGATTTGCTGTCTACATTCACCGCTGTCAACCGACTGAACTCACCATCGCCAATGACCTGTAA